One part of the Peromyscus leucopus breed LL Stock unplaced genomic scaffold, UCI_PerLeu_2.1 scaffold_1055, whole genome shotgun sequence genome encodes these proteins:
- the LOC114684820 gene encoding zinc finger protein 524-like yields the protein MDNPSSDPLPSALSGEEEKPLALLPPVPRGRRGRPPGGAATSHRTLKSSLPRKRGRPPKSLQEAPLTAPVDSGGGHDLLLIDDQGVPYTVPEGSAADGPQGSGPKRAPHFCPVCLRAFPYLSDLERHSISHSELKPHVCKDCGKTFKRSSHLRRHCNIHAGHRPFRCVLCPRRFREAGELAHHHRIHSGERPYQCPSCRVRFTEANTLRRHYKRKHPELVGMPVRLCPANPRPQPLWDADEGVPVPERVQEESPEGKEPAWPPSSTASPLSGFTEGSPDGAGQGQGGQDTLVSGGTPVTEGGQKQGPKPLGPDTTSTLLRTDRPWEGSSTTLPDCGVCG from the exons ATGGACAACCCCAGCTCAGACCCGCTGCCTTCAGCTTTGTCTGGGGAGGAAGAAAAACCTCTGGCCTTACTTCCTCCTGTTCCCCGGGGCCGCCGAGGCCGGCCACCAGGGGGAGCCGCCACCTCCCATCGGACTCTCAAGTCCTCCCTCCCTCGAAAGCGGGGCCGCCCCCCCAAATCGCTGCAGGAAGCCCCGTTGACAGCACCAGTGGACAGTGGAGGCGGCCACGATCTTCTGCTGATCGATGATCAGGGCGTCCCTTACACAGTCCCCGAAGGATCAGCAGCAGATGGGCCCCAGGGCTCTGGCCCCAAGAGGGCTCCACACTTCTGTCCCGTGTGCCTGAGAGCCTTCCCCTACCTCTCCGACCTGGAACGCCACAGCATCTCCCACTCGGAGTTAAAGCCACACGTGTGCAAGGATTGCGGCAAGACCTTCAAACGGTCCAGCCACTTGCGGCGGCACTGCAACATCCATGCTGGCCACCGGCCCTTCCGCTGTGTGCTCTGCCCTCGCCGCTTCCGCGAGGCGGGGGAGCTGGCCCATCACCACCGCATCCACTCCGGCGAGCGCCCCTACCAGTGCCCCTCCTGCAGGGTGCGCTTCACCGAGGCCAACACTCTCCGGCGCCATTACAAACGCAAGCACCCAGAGCTCGTGGGCATGCCCGTGCGCCTGTGCCCCGCAAACCCGAGACCCCAACCGCTGTGGGATGCCGACGAGGGTGTCCCTGTTCCAGAAAGGGTGCAGGAGGAGAGTCCTGAAGGCAAGGAGCCTGCTTGGCCCCCATCCTCCACCGCTTCTCCCCTGTCTGGGTTTACAGAGGGGAGTCCAGACGGGGCTGGGCAGGGGCAAGGAGGTCAAGACACCCTTGTTTCCGGTGGTACTCCCGTTACGGAAGGGGGTCAAAAGCAGGGACCTAAACCTCTGGGTCCTGATACCACGAGCACCCTCCTTCGGACTGACAGGCCCTGGGAG GGTTCCTCGACTACCTTGCCtgactgtggtgtgtgtggttaG